In Podarcis muralis chromosome 14, rPodMur119.hap1.1, whole genome shotgun sequence, one genomic interval encodes:
- the UACA gene encoding uveal autoantigen with coiled-coil domains and ankyrin repeats isoform X2, with product MIRRTKLQRRTEGTVLAVPGLCIAHPFLLHVRQSSKMASFWLTADWNKYDDRLMKAAERGDVEKISSVLAKKGVNPTKLDVEGRSAFHVVAAKGNLDCLNAILVHGVDIVATDAAGRNGLHLAAKYGHALCLQKLLQYNCPTENVDLQGRTALHDAAMSDCSSSIQLLCDHGALVNARDADGRTPLVLATQMCRPAICQLLLDRGADVNARDKQNRTSLMLGCEYGCKDAVEVLLKNSADVTLVDALGHDCSYYARIGDSVEILALIKAAMEESNKASYEVMKKGQPHLKVTNMLPKWSQPSALEDMSFKTHQKEHWNVQELERENEDLKGRLREIQQEHRILLDRINGLQLQLNEEQMVADDLESEKDELRRLLTAKEKQQEESSRMLEALKSKLRFYEGDHGGSGNSFGNRKEDVLLKQGSTYSAEPQAPASVPAAHQSRSMVRPLELLSPSLSPAASEAEALKRELGNLRSCYDAARGEVSRLQLELSHKAAECKALAAECERTKHESDQQIKQLEDALKDVQKRMFDSEGKVKQMQTHFLALKDHLTSEAAATGSKAVEELKEQLKDTKAKYEGASAEVGKLRNQLKQNELLVEEFRRDEARLVDDNKKLQRELSMLKVEHEKRERRACEAEGQLKEAAAKLAEKLEKVKSSLSGEVEEKARRLAEAEAERQKLRAEAQGLRVELEGQRGQFAQYVRPEEHKQLKVRYEQKARELERVQAELKHQSQAWQAEAEKAKAGHSLLKQQVEALRSEMKSQYVPLKISEEVKRASEVTVGELNKKLAESREKCQKHSAEAEKLLAENLRLKETVGQLQAAYIPREKHEKETGALKLTMASLEQQLTELSQKYREQQAKASEFASKNATLQETMEEQYVPVATHEEVKAVLNSTLERTGQELLELKDKMESVKQEFVRVSDENGTLKRKLRTLQSQVQGGEYINTREHEAKVAALHKNIQELQENSSEMQVKYQAKQEEVAQLHAEIKAQKKELDMIQECIKSKYAPLASFEEKERCFEETAKELRSQLQKEREQRREREEEGKKCSQENEKLKAKLLSVQNDLQQNYVLAEKSHEMERMFASKMDGLNKQLCELQQKFAEIQCEKERLQEESARQRSEAREAESRLHGQYVPLEQVEALERQLGRTIEELKGELSSKEASCQQEVQKSQELQREMADLKAASVPLAEHLRIKEGLEREASAAKSALREKEGESQERAEKVAKLQSEIQSAKEALWELESREVVGMAEHKMVKSKLEGQVGSMAEKLAELSRKLEAAQQARMEEAPTKDKKEPLQSRNFSIEQEIKDQKERCDKSLSTIAELQKRIQESAKQVEAKDNKITELLNDVERLKQALNGLSQLTYNSGLPTKRQSQQVEVLQAQVKTLQQQLADAERQHQEVISIYRTHLLSAVQGHMDEDVQAALLQIIRMRQGLVC from the exons GAAGGAACGGTCTGCACCTCGCTGCGAAATATGGGCATGCACTCTGTCTACAAAAATTGTTGCAG TACAACTGCCCTACAGAAAATGTGGATCTTCAGGGTCGCACTGCTCTTCACGATGCAG CGATGTCAGATTGTTCATCCAGCATCCAGTTACTGTGTGACCATGGAGCCTTGGTGAATGCCAGAGATGCA GATGGGAGGACGCCTCTGGTGCTGGCCACTCAGATGTGCCGTCCAGCCATATGTCAACTTCTGCTCGACAGGGGCGCTGATGTCAATGCAAGAGACAAACAGAACCG GACATCTCTGATGTTAGGCTGTGAATATGGCTGCAAGGATGCTGTGGAAGTTTTGCTCAAAAATAGTGCGGACGTCACTTTGGTGGATGCCCTTGGCCATGACTGCTCTTACTATGCAAGGATTGGTGATAGCGTTGAAATCTTGGCTCTGATAAAGGCTGCCATGGAGGAGTCCAACAAAG caAGTTACGAAGTCATGAAGAAAGGACAGCCTCATCTCAAG GTGACCAATATGCTGCCAAAATGGAGTCAACCAAGTGCCTTAGAGGACATGAGCTTCAAGACGCATCAGAAGGAACACTGGAATGTACAG GAATTAGAAAGAGAGAATGAAGACTTGAAAGGCAGGCTAAGGGAGATCCAGCAGGAGCACCGGATTCTATTGGACAGAATCAATGGTCTGCAGCTGCAGCTGAACGAG GAGCAAATGGTCGCAGATGATCTCGAAAGCGAG AAAGATGAGCTCAGGAGGCTGCTGACAgcaaaggagaagcagcaggaagaaAGTTCACGGATGCTTGAAGCTCTGAAGTCAAAGCTGAGATTCTATGAG GGTGACCACGGGGGATCTGGAAACAGTTTTGGTAACA GGAAAGAAGATGTTCTGCTGAAGCAGGGTTCTACGTATTCTGCAGAACCACAG GCCCCTGCCTCAGTGCCAGCTGCCCACCAGAGTAGATCCATGGTGAGGCCCCTGGAGCTCCTGAGCCCAAGCCTGTCTCCTGCTGCCTCCGAGGCGGAAGCTCTGAAACGGGAGCTGGGCAACCTGAGGAGCTGCTACGATGCGGCCCGAGGGGAGGTGAGCAGGCTGCAGCTGGAGCTCTCCCACAAGGCGGCAGAGTGCAAAGCGCTGGCAGCGGAGTGCGAGAGAACAAAGCACGAGTCGGACCAGCAGATCAAGCAGCTGGAAGACGCCTTGAAGGACGTGCAGAAGAGGATGTTTGACTCGGAAGGGAAAGTGAAGCAGATGCAGACGCACTTCCTGGCCCTGAAGGACCACCTGACAAGCGAGGCGGCAGCCACCGGCAGCAAGGCGGTGGAGGAGCTGAAGGAGCAGCTGAAGGACACCAAGGCCAAGTATGAGGGGGCTTCAGCTGAGGTGGGCAAGCTGAGGAACCAGCTGAAGCAGAACGAGCTGTTGGTGGAGGAGTTCCGCAGGGATGAGGCCAGGCTGGTGGACGACAACAAGAAACTGCAGAGGGAGTTGAGCATGTTGAAGGTGGAGCATGAGAAGCGGGAGAGGAGGGCCTGCGAGGCGGAGGGTCAGCTGAAGGAGGCAGCGGCCAAGCTGGCGGAGAAGCTTGAGAAAGTGAAGAGCTCGCTCTCAGGCGAAGTGGAGGAGAAGGCGCGGAGGTTGGCAGAGGCGGAGGCAGAGCGGCAGAAGCTGCGTGCAGAGGCTCAGGGGCTGAGGGTGGAGCTGGAGGGCCAGAGAGGCCAGTTTGCCCAGTATGTGAGGCCAGAGGAGCACAAGCAGCTGAAGGTCCGGTATGAGCAGAAGGCCAGGGAGCTGGAGCGAGTGCAGGCGGAGCTGAAGCACCAGAGCCAGGCCTGGCAGGCGGAGGCGGAAAAGGCCAAGGCAGGCCACAGCCTGCTGAAGCAGCAAGTGGAGGCCCTCCGGAGCGAGATGAAGAGCCAGTACGTGCCTTTGAAGATCAGCGAGGAGGTGAAGCGGGCGAGCGAAGTCACGGTTGGGGAGCTGAACAAGAAGCTGGCGGAGAGCAGAGAGAAGTGTCAGAAGCACAGCGCGGAGGCGGAGAAGCTGCTGGCGGAAAACCTCCGCTTGAAGGAGACGGTTGGCCAGCTCCAGGCGGCTTACATCCCCCGGGAGAAGCACGAGAAGGAGACGGGAGCCTTGAAGCTAACCATGGCCAGCCTGGAGCAGCAACTCACTGAGCTCAGCCAAAAGTACAGGGAGCAGCAAGCCAAGGCATCCGAGTTTGCGTCCAAAAATGCCACTCTTCAAGAGACCATGGAAGAGCAGTACGTGCCAGTGGCTACTCACGAGGAGGTCAAGGCAGTGCTGAACAGCACTCTCGAAAGGACGGGCCAAGAGCTGCTGGAGCTGAAGGACAAAATGGAAAGTGTCAAGCAAGAGTTTGTGAGGGTGAGCGATGAGAACGGGACCCTGAAGAGGAAGCTGCGAACGCTGCAAAGCCAAGTGCAAGGAGGCGAATACATAAACACACGGGAGCATGAGGCAAAAGTCGCCGCCCTCCACAAAAACATTCAGGAGCTGCAGGAGAACAGTTCCGAAATGCAGGTAAAATACCAGGCGAAGCAAGAGGAGGTGGCCCAGTTGCATGCTGAGATCAAGGCCCAGAAGAAGGAGCTTGACATGATCCAGGAATGCATCAAGTCCAAATATGCCCCCCTTGCCAGTTTCGAAGAGAAGGAGCGCTGCTTCGAGGAGACGGCGAAAGAACTGAGGAGCCAGctgcagaaagagagggagcagcgccgagagagagaggaggaaggcaagaaaTGCAGCCAGGAGAACGAGAAGCTGAAGGCCAAGCTCCTGAGCGTCCAGAACGACTTGCAGCAGAACTATGTCCTGGCGGAGAAGTCGCACGAAATGGAGCGGATGTTTGCCAGCAAGATGGACGGCCTCAACAAGCAGTTGTGTGAGCTGCAGCAGAAGTTTGCTGAGATCCAGTGTGAGAAGGAGCGGCTTCAGGAGGAGAGCGCCCGGCAACGCTCCGAGGCCCGCGAGGCAGAGAGCCGCCTCCACGGCCAATACGTCCCACTGGAGCAGGTGGAGGCCCTGGAGAGGCAGCTTGGCCGCACCATCGAAGAGCTGAAAGGGGAGCTGAGCAGCAAGGAGGCCAGCTGCCAGCAGGAGGTGCAGAAATCCCAGGAGCTGCAGCGGGAGATGGCCGATCTCAAGGCCGCCTCTGTGCCTCTAGCCGAGCACCTCCGCATCAAGGAAGGCTTGGAGAGGGAAGCATCCGCCGCGAAATCCGCCttaagagagaaggagggagagagccagGAGAGGGCAGAGAAGGTTGCCAAGCTGCAGTCTGAAATCCAGAGCGCCAAAGAAGCCTTGTGGGAGCTGGAGAGCCGAGAGGTGGTTGGGATGGCGGAGCACAAGATGGTGAAGAGCAAGCTGGAAGGGCAAGTAGGCAGCATGGCCGAGAAGCTGGCCGAGCTCAGCCGGAAGCTGGAGGCAGCCCAGCAAGCCAGGATGGAGGAGGCACCCACCAAGGACAAGAAGGAGCCCCTGCAGTCCAGGAACTTCAGCATTGAGCAGGAGATCAAGGACCAGAAGGAGAGGTGCGACAAGTCCCTGAGCACCATCGCGGAGCTGCAGAAAAGGATCCAAGAGTCCGCGAAGCAAGTGGAAGCCAAAGACAACAAG ATAACTGAGCTACTTAATGATGTGGAGCGGCTAAAACAGGCCCTTAACGGTCTCTCTCAGCTTACGTACAACAGCGGCCTCCCCACAAAGCGACAGAGCCAGCAGGTCGAAGTGCTCCAGGCGCAGGTGAAAACCCTTCAGCAGCAGCTGGCC GATGCTGAGAGGCAGCACCAGGAGGTCATCTCAATATATCGGACGCACCTTCTCAGTGCTGTTCAG GGTCACATGGATGAAGATGTCCAAGCTGCCTTACTCCAGATCATCCGCATGCGGCAAGGGCTTGTTTGTTAG
- the UACA gene encoding uveal autoantigen with coiled-coil domains and ankyrin repeats isoform X1 — MIRRTKLQRRTEGTVLAVPGLCIAHPFLLHVRQSSKMASFWLTADWNKYDDRLMKAAERGDVEKISSVLAKKGVNPTKLDVEGRSAFHVVAAKGNLDCLNAILVHGVDIVATDAAGRNGLHLAAKYGHALCLQKLLQYNCPTENVDLQGRTALHDAAMSDCSSSIQLLCDHGALVNARDADGRTPLVLATQMCRPAICQLLLDRGADVNARDKQNRTSLMLGCEYGCKDAVEVLLKNSADVTLVDALGHDCSYYARIGDSVEILALIKAAMEESNKASYEVMKKGQPHLKVTNMLPKWSQPSALEDMSFKTHQKEHWNVQELERENEDLKGRLREIQQEHRILLDRINGLQLQLNEEQMVADDLESEKDELRRLLTAKEKQQEESSRMLEALKSKLRFYEGDHGGSGNSFGNRKEDVLLKQGSTYSAEPQQAPASVPAAHQSRSMVRPLELLSPSLSPAASEAEALKRELGNLRSCYDAARGEVSRLQLELSHKAAECKALAAECERTKHESDQQIKQLEDALKDVQKRMFDSEGKVKQMQTHFLALKDHLTSEAAATGSKAVEELKEQLKDTKAKYEGASAEVGKLRNQLKQNELLVEEFRRDEARLVDDNKKLQRELSMLKVEHEKRERRACEAEGQLKEAAAKLAEKLEKVKSSLSGEVEEKARRLAEAEAERQKLRAEAQGLRVELEGQRGQFAQYVRPEEHKQLKVRYEQKARELERVQAELKHQSQAWQAEAEKAKAGHSLLKQQVEALRSEMKSQYVPLKISEEVKRASEVTVGELNKKLAESREKCQKHSAEAEKLLAENLRLKETVGQLQAAYIPREKHEKETGALKLTMASLEQQLTELSQKYREQQAKASEFASKNATLQETMEEQYVPVATHEEVKAVLNSTLERTGQELLELKDKMESVKQEFVRVSDENGTLKRKLRTLQSQVQGGEYINTREHEAKVAALHKNIQELQENSSEMQVKYQAKQEEVAQLHAEIKAQKKELDMIQECIKSKYAPLASFEEKERCFEETAKELRSQLQKEREQRREREEEGKKCSQENEKLKAKLLSVQNDLQQNYVLAEKSHEMERMFASKMDGLNKQLCELQQKFAEIQCEKERLQEESARQRSEAREAESRLHGQYVPLEQVEALERQLGRTIEELKGELSSKEASCQQEVQKSQELQREMADLKAASVPLAEHLRIKEGLEREASAAKSALREKEGESQERAEKVAKLQSEIQSAKEALWELESREVVGMAEHKMVKSKLEGQVGSMAEKLAELSRKLEAAQQARMEEAPTKDKKEPLQSRNFSIEQEIKDQKERCDKSLSTIAELQKRIQESAKQVEAKDNKITELLNDVERLKQALNGLSQLTYNSGLPTKRQSQQVEVLQAQVKTLQQQLADAERQHQEVISIYRTHLLSAVQGHMDEDVQAALLQIIRMRQGLVC; from the exons GAAGGAACGGTCTGCACCTCGCTGCGAAATATGGGCATGCACTCTGTCTACAAAAATTGTTGCAG TACAACTGCCCTACAGAAAATGTGGATCTTCAGGGTCGCACTGCTCTTCACGATGCAG CGATGTCAGATTGTTCATCCAGCATCCAGTTACTGTGTGACCATGGAGCCTTGGTGAATGCCAGAGATGCA GATGGGAGGACGCCTCTGGTGCTGGCCACTCAGATGTGCCGTCCAGCCATATGTCAACTTCTGCTCGACAGGGGCGCTGATGTCAATGCAAGAGACAAACAGAACCG GACATCTCTGATGTTAGGCTGTGAATATGGCTGCAAGGATGCTGTGGAAGTTTTGCTCAAAAATAGTGCGGACGTCACTTTGGTGGATGCCCTTGGCCATGACTGCTCTTACTATGCAAGGATTGGTGATAGCGTTGAAATCTTGGCTCTGATAAAGGCTGCCATGGAGGAGTCCAACAAAG caAGTTACGAAGTCATGAAGAAAGGACAGCCTCATCTCAAG GTGACCAATATGCTGCCAAAATGGAGTCAACCAAGTGCCTTAGAGGACATGAGCTTCAAGACGCATCAGAAGGAACACTGGAATGTACAG GAATTAGAAAGAGAGAATGAAGACTTGAAAGGCAGGCTAAGGGAGATCCAGCAGGAGCACCGGATTCTATTGGACAGAATCAATGGTCTGCAGCTGCAGCTGAACGAG GAGCAAATGGTCGCAGATGATCTCGAAAGCGAG AAAGATGAGCTCAGGAGGCTGCTGACAgcaaaggagaagcagcaggaagaaAGTTCACGGATGCTTGAAGCTCTGAAGTCAAAGCTGAGATTCTATGAG GGTGACCACGGGGGATCTGGAAACAGTTTTGGTAACA GGAAAGAAGATGTTCTGCTGAAGCAGGGTTCTACGTATTCTGCAGAACCACAG CAGGCCCCTGCCTCAGTGCCAGCTGCCCACCAGAGTAGATCCATGGTGAGGCCCCTGGAGCTCCTGAGCCCAAGCCTGTCTCCTGCTGCCTCCGAGGCGGAAGCTCTGAAACGGGAGCTGGGCAACCTGAGGAGCTGCTACGATGCGGCCCGAGGGGAGGTGAGCAGGCTGCAGCTGGAGCTCTCCCACAAGGCGGCAGAGTGCAAAGCGCTGGCAGCGGAGTGCGAGAGAACAAAGCACGAGTCGGACCAGCAGATCAAGCAGCTGGAAGACGCCTTGAAGGACGTGCAGAAGAGGATGTTTGACTCGGAAGGGAAAGTGAAGCAGATGCAGACGCACTTCCTGGCCCTGAAGGACCACCTGACAAGCGAGGCGGCAGCCACCGGCAGCAAGGCGGTGGAGGAGCTGAAGGAGCAGCTGAAGGACACCAAGGCCAAGTATGAGGGGGCTTCAGCTGAGGTGGGCAAGCTGAGGAACCAGCTGAAGCAGAACGAGCTGTTGGTGGAGGAGTTCCGCAGGGATGAGGCCAGGCTGGTGGACGACAACAAGAAACTGCAGAGGGAGTTGAGCATGTTGAAGGTGGAGCATGAGAAGCGGGAGAGGAGGGCCTGCGAGGCGGAGGGTCAGCTGAAGGAGGCAGCGGCCAAGCTGGCGGAGAAGCTTGAGAAAGTGAAGAGCTCGCTCTCAGGCGAAGTGGAGGAGAAGGCGCGGAGGTTGGCAGAGGCGGAGGCAGAGCGGCAGAAGCTGCGTGCAGAGGCTCAGGGGCTGAGGGTGGAGCTGGAGGGCCAGAGAGGCCAGTTTGCCCAGTATGTGAGGCCAGAGGAGCACAAGCAGCTGAAGGTCCGGTATGAGCAGAAGGCCAGGGAGCTGGAGCGAGTGCAGGCGGAGCTGAAGCACCAGAGCCAGGCCTGGCAGGCGGAGGCGGAAAAGGCCAAGGCAGGCCACAGCCTGCTGAAGCAGCAAGTGGAGGCCCTCCGGAGCGAGATGAAGAGCCAGTACGTGCCTTTGAAGATCAGCGAGGAGGTGAAGCGGGCGAGCGAAGTCACGGTTGGGGAGCTGAACAAGAAGCTGGCGGAGAGCAGAGAGAAGTGTCAGAAGCACAGCGCGGAGGCGGAGAAGCTGCTGGCGGAAAACCTCCGCTTGAAGGAGACGGTTGGCCAGCTCCAGGCGGCTTACATCCCCCGGGAGAAGCACGAGAAGGAGACGGGAGCCTTGAAGCTAACCATGGCCAGCCTGGAGCAGCAACTCACTGAGCTCAGCCAAAAGTACAGGGAGCAGCAAGCCAAGGCATCCGAGTTTGCGTCCAAAAATGCCACTCTTCAAGAGACCATGGAAGAGCAGTACGTGCCAGTGGCTACTCACGAGGAGGTCAAGGCAGTGCTGAACAGCACTCTCGAAAGGACGGGCCAAGAGCTGCTGGAGCTGAAGGACAAAATGGAAAGTGTCAAGCAAGAGTTTGTGAGGGTGAGCGATGAGAACGGGACCCTGAAGAGGAAGCTGCGAACGCTGCAAAGCCAAGTGCAAGGAGGCGAATACATAAACACACGGGAGCATGAGGCAAAAGTCGCCGCCCTCCACAAAAACATTCAGGAGCTGCAGGAGAACAGTTCCGAAATGCAGGTAAAATACCAGGCGAAGCAAGAGGAGGTGGCCCAGTTGCATGCTGAGATCAAGGCCCAGAAGAAGGAGCTTGACATGATCCAGGAATGCATCAAGTCCAAATATGCCCCCCTTGCCAGTTTCGAAGAGAAGGAGCGCTGCTTCGAGGAGACGGCGAAAGAACTGAGGAGCCAGctgcagaaagagagggagcagcgccgagagagagaggaggaaggcaagaaaTGCAGCCAGGAGAACGAGAAGCTGAAGGCCAAGCTCCTGAGCGTCCAGAACGACTTGCAGCAGAACTATGTCCTGGCGGAGAAGTCGCACGAAATGGAGCGGATGTTTGCCAGCAAGATGGACGGCCTCAACAAGCAGTTGTGTGAGCTGCAGCAGAAGTTTGCTGAGATCCAGTGTGAGAAGGAGCGGCTTCAGGAGGAGAGCGCCCGGCAACGCTCCGAGGCCCGCGAGGCAGAGAGCCGCCTCCACGGCCAATACGTCCCACTGGAGCAGGTGGAGGCCCTGGAGAGGCAGCTTGGCCGCACCATCGAAGAGCTGAAAGGGGAGCTGAGCAGCAAGGAGGCCAGCTGCCAGCAGGAGGTGCAGAAATCCCAGGAGCTGCAGCGGGAGATGGCCGATCTCAAGGCCGCCTCTGTGCCTCTAGCCGAGCACCTCCGCATCAAGGAAGGCTTGGAGAGGGAAGCATCCGCCGCGAAATCCGCCttaagagagaaggagggagagagccagGAGAGGGCAGAGAAGGTTGCCAAGCTGCAGTCTGAAATCCAGAGCGCCAAAGAAGCCTTGTGGGAGCTGGAGAGCCGAGAGGTGGTTGGGATGGCGGAGCACAAGATGGTGAAGAGCAAGCTGGAAGGGCAAGTAGGCAGCATGGCCGAGAAGCTGGCCGAGCTCAGCCGGAAGCTGGAGGCAGCCCAGCAAGCCAGGATGGAGGAGGCACCCACCAAGGACAAGAAGGAGCCCCTGCAGTCCAGGAACTTCAGCATTGAGCAGGAGATCAAGGACCAGAAGGAGAGGTGCGACAAGTCCCTGAGCACCATCGCGGAGCTGCAGAAAAGGATCCAAGAGTCCGCGAAGCAAGTGGAAGCCAAAGACAACAAG ATAACTGAGCTACTTAATGATGTGGAGCGGCTAAAACAGGCCCTTAACGGTCTCTCTCAGCTTACGTACAACAGCGGCCTCCCCACAAAGCGACAGAGCCAGCAGGTCGAAGTGCTCCAGGCGCAGGTGAAAACCCTTCAGCAGCAGCTGGCC GATGCTGAGAGGCAGCACCAGGAGGTCATCTCAATATATCGGACGCACCTTCTCAGTGCTGTTCAG GGTCACATGGATGAAGATGTCCAAGCTGCCTTACTCCAGATCATCCGCATGCGGCAAGGGCTTGTTTGTTAG